In Trichocoleus sp., the DNA window TTGTAACCTTATGTTTCAAAAGGTAGAGCCAAGCGATCGGCAATAGGGGCAAAGAACAGGGGTAAGGAACAGAGGCAGTTTTTTCAAGGGTGTTAAATTCAGTTGCTCATGGTGCTATGGACTGGCGGTTTCAAGCATTGCTCAGCAATGGAGCGAAGGGCAATGTAGAGAAGTGCAAACCGACAGATGACAGATTCTCAGGATGAGGATAAGTTCTTAGAAGGAGAGTAATGCAGATGTTCTCCTTGAGGCATCCGTGACTCTGCTCCTCCCACTAAACTAGGAGTGGGGTTGTTAAAACCCCTTTGTTCTTTCCAGGTCAAACTTATCGTTGATCTATGCTGATCTCCCTCCAGATTGAAAACTTCGCCCTGGTTGACCAGTTAGACCTGGAGTTTGGGGCAGGACTAAATGTCCTTACCGGGGAAACCGGAGCCGGAAAGTCTATTATTCTCGATGCCCTCGATGCTGCATTGGGGGGTAAGATGACTAGCCGCGCTATTCGCACCGGAGCTGAACGTGCCGTCATTGAAGCGACTTTTGACCTTGATCCAGCCCTCATTACCTGGTTGGCGGAGCAGCAAATCGAGCTTGTCGATGACATGACCCTGGTTTGTAGCCGGGAGCTTGTGGCAAATCGCAGCAATGTTCGTAGTCGCTCCAGAGTCAATGGAGTACTAGTCAACAAACAGCAGATGGAGTCTTTGCGCGATCGACTCCTCGAAATTACGGCTCAGGGTCAGACGATGCAGCTGGGGCAATCGAACCTTCAGCGCGAATGGCTGGACGGTTTTGGGGGCGTGGCTCTGCTTCAACAGCGCGAAAAAGTGGCGTCCATTTACACTGCAACCCAGCAAGCGCTGCAAGTTCTCGAAAAACGTCGCCAGTTTGAACAGCAGCGGCTACAGCAGCTTGATTTGTTTGAATATCAGGCGAAAGAACTAAGAGCTGCCAACCTCAGCGACCCTGATGAGCTGACCAAGTTAGAACAAGAGCGCCAGCGACTCAGCCATGCCGTTGAACTGCAGCAGCAGAGCTATCAGGTGTATCAAGCCCTCTATCAAAACGATCGTGGCTCAGAAGCCTGTGCGGATTTGTTGGGTCAGGCAGAAACGACTTTGACAGAAATGCTCCGCTATGATGAGCAACTTCAGCCCATTCTAGACATGGTTTTGGAGGCTCTGGCACAGGTGGAGGAAGCCGGACGGCAGATCAACACTTACGGTGAGAGCCTGGAAACTGACCCAGAACGGCTGGAAACGGTCGAGGAAAGAATTGTTCAATTGAAGCAAATTTGCCGCAAATATGGCCCGACCTTAGCAGAGGTTATTGCCCACGGTGAAAGCGTTCAGCGACAGCTTGAGGAAATGAGCGGCGGTGCTCAATCCGTTGAAGAATTGGAACAGCTTTATCAGGAACGATTAGCGAATCTGACCCAA includes these proteins:
- the recN gene encoding DNA repair protein RecN, whose translation is MLISLQIENFALVDQLDLEFGAGLNVLTGETGAGKSIILDALDAALGGKMTSRAIRTGAERAVIEATFDLDPALITWLAEQQIELVDDMTLVCSRELVANRSNVRSRSRVNGVLVNKQQMESLRDRLLEITAQGQTMQLGQSNLQREWLDGFGGVALLQQREKVASIYTATQQALQVLEKRRQFEQQRLQQLDLFEYQAKELRAANLSDPDELTKLEQERQRLSHAVELQQQSYQVYQALYQNDRGSEACADLLGQAETTLTEMLRYDEQLQPILDMVLEALAQVEEAGRQINTYGESLETDPERLETVEERIVQLKQICRKYGPTLAEVIAHGESVQRQLEEMSGGAQSVEELEQLYQERLANLTQACAKLTDLRQKTAQELEALLLRELRPLAMDKVQFKVGITPGSPSATGADRISFLFSPNPGEPLQPLTEIASGGEMSRFLLALKACFTQIDSVGTMVFDEIDVGVSGRVAQAIAEKLHQLGQRHQVLCVTHQAIVAAMADEHYRVAKEVIDPAGATASTKRKRGKAKVAEVPEVNGSADATDEIRTVVRVIPLNEQQRREELAQLAGGKSDQEAIAFADSLLTQAANARLSYQPKTPTKTAAKSSPRAKTTRSR